Within SAR324 cluster bacterium, the genomic segment GACCTCAATCAAAGAGCAGGCCTTCGTCTTGGGTTGGTTGACTGGTAACTGCCCAGCAGCCTGGACAAGCCAGCGGGAGAGAGTTTTGTGATGCACCCCAAGAATTCTGCCAATGGCTCTGAGCCCCAGTCCTTCGAGGTATA encodes:
- a CDS encoding helix-turn-helix domain-containing protein: MRRGKDPALKEQAQKLYLEGLGLRAIGRILGVHHKTLSRWLVQAAGQLPVNQPKTKACSLIEV